The genomic region TCCACTGGCTTCCAAAAATATCGAGACCCGAAACAGATAGTGTCAGTCACCACCAGGCCGCCCAGTTGCTCCATCAGTTCGAAATAATTCGGATCGTCGCATCCCCCGCTGCCGGATATCATCAACCTCGCCCGGTAGTCAGATATTCCCTTACGCCCTTTCAACTCCTTCAGCAGTTTCTTGAGCAAGGTGTTGAATTGATCCTTTGGCATAGTGGTCGCCGCCGCCAACACCTTTAGCGTTTCCGCGCCGGTAATGGGCGGACTTTCCGCTTGGCGGAGTTTATAGAGTCTCTTGAGCAAGCTTCTCGTCTCGTTGTAAACCTCGATGGCTTTTCTCAGCTTGGCGTCGGTGATTTCCACCCCGAAGGCCTTTTCGACCTTCTGTCTGAATTCAATGATCTGGTCTTTGTACCAGGCAATAGCGGCATCATCCACTTTCTTGGGAACATCCAGAAATCCTATCAAGGGTAACTGGTTGGGCCGTACCGTTCTCAAAATATCGCTCATACGACGGATGTCATCGCAACTGTTGGTGAACACCAGCCCATCGAGGAAATCGTATTTTCCCTCAAAGGCATATTCCAGGCAGGAACGCGCGAAACTGCAATTCAGATGGGTCATGTACACGTCTGCCGAGGTGGTTGCGGTGCATCCCGGTGCGGCCACCCGGTAAGGAAGGATGCCAGCCGCCC from Dehalococcoidia bacterium harbors:
- a CDS encoding 2-hydroxyacyl-CoA dehydratase family protein; the encoded protein is MSALDELTELADSLENKAVKDWKAQGKKVAGFFCSYVPEEILWAAGILPYRVAAPGCTATTSADVYMTHLNCSFARSCLEYAFEGKYDFLDGLVFTNSCDDIRRMSDILRTVRPNQLPLIGFLDVPKKVDDAAIAWYKDQIIEFRQKVEKAFGVEITDAKLRKAIEVYNETRSLLKRLYKLRQAESPPITGAETLKVLAAATTMPKDQFNTLLKKLLKELKGRKGISDYRARLMISGSGGCDDPNYFELMEQLGGLVVTDTICFGSRYFWKPVEVIEDDLILGLAKSYLDRPSCARMMDRIDERIDFMKAMVKDFKVDGIIFQTLFNCQLWGGQQLSIGVDIKKAGIPILELDREYALTGTGQLKTRVQAFLETMER